A single genomic interval of Stieleria maiorica harbors:
- a CDS encoding DUF3124 domain-containing protein — MSKKITAEEVDSFMFQFKVFIGVAVVVFFLPLLLYAVYMGKRMDQFEDSLRYQFPQPNGSIADVDDAEQVPLAATSGQVVYVPAYSHVYHEDGNPHLLTITLSIRNTSDEREIVVRSVRYFDTRGQQVKSYLKQPLTLAPLGTTEFLIERDDSSGGSGANFLVDWVAQQRVSEPIIEAVMIDTEGQQGISFARAGTAIREIAPVAADQ; from the coding sequence ATGTCCAAGAAGATCACCGCCGAAGAAGTCGACTCCTTCATGTTCCAATTCAAGGTCTTCATCGGCGTGGCCGTCGTGGTGTTTTTTCTGCCGCTGTTGCTCTATGCGGTGTACATGGGCAAACGCATGGATCAATTTGAGGATTCGCTGCGTTACCAATTCCCCCAACCAAACGGTTCGATTGCTGACGTCGACGATGCGGAACAAGTTCCGCTGGCGGCCACGTCCGGGCAAGTCGTCTACGTCCCGGCGTATTCCCACGTGTATCACGAGGACGGGAACCCGCATTTGTTGACGATCACGCTGAGTATTCGCAACACGAGTGACGAACGTGAAATCGTCGTCCGCAGCGTGCGTTATTTTGACACACGGGGACAGCAGGTGAAGTCGTACCTGAAGCAACCGCTCACACTGGCGCCGCTGGGAACGACGGAGTTCTTGATCGAGCGAGATGACAGTTCGGGCGGCAGTGGCGCGAACTTCCTGGTCGATTGGGTGGCCCAACAACGCGTTTCAGAACCGATCATCGAAGCCGTCATGATTGACACCGAGGGCCAGCAAGGGATTTCATTCGCCCGCGCGGGCACGGCGATTCGAGAGATCGCGCCGGTTGCGGCAGATCAATGA
- a CDS encoding arsenate-mycothiol transferase ArsC, with translation MDTNQLYPALASFIDERRSEFDQIPASRKTELEEVAAYLRARLGDSETARLTFICTHNSRRSHLSQIWAKVAADAHGLTGITTYSGGTEATAMNPRVVDSLRRSGLIVDTDGGDADNPIYRVAYSDDSNPLECFSKVFSESPNPTTDYAAVMTCSSADQACPVVTGCDLRSPIRYEDPKVADDTPQEAAVYDERSRQICREMLYMISKV, from the coding sequence ATGGACACGAACCAACTGTATCCCGCACTTGCCAGTTTTATTGACGAGCGCCGATCGGAATTCGACCAGATTCCTGCGTCGCGAAAAACAGAACTTGAAGAGGTCGCTGCATATCTGCGTGCTCGACTGGGCGATTCAGAAACCGCCCGACTGACCTTCATCTGCACGCACAACTCGCGAAGGAGTCATCTGTCGCAAATCTGGGCCAAGGTGGCGGCAGACGCGCACGGCCTGACCGGCATCACGACGTATTCAGGTGGAACCGAAGCCACCGCGATGAATCCGCGGGTGGTCGATTCACTTCGACGCAGCGGTTTGATTGTCGACACCGACGGCGGGGACGCGGACAACCCGATCTACCGTGTGGCGTATTCGGATGATTCAAATCCGCTGGAATGCTTTTCCAAAGTCTTCAGCGAGTCGCCGAATCCGACCACCGACTATGCCGCCGTCATGACCTGCTCCAGTGCGGACCAGGCATGCCCCGTCGTGACGGGATGCGACCTACGATCGCCGATCCGCTATGAAGACCCCAAGGTCGCCGACGACACACCGCAGGAGGCTGCGGTGTACGACGAACGCTCGCGGCAGATCTGCCGCGAGATGCTTTACATGATCTCGAAGGTCTGA
- a CDS encoding two-component system sensor histidine kinase NtrB translates to MKDPKPHPLDPPLPRRGQPIPAEYFRAIADCTYDWEAWHDAQGELLWVNPAVERFTGYSAAECLQMDDYPLPLFDPQDQARLAGYLKEMAEGSTGNHIEFKVARRDGTSRWVAVSWQPMTDQAGRSLGFRVSIRDIEDRRAMREQLRLHNEHLEQLVQERTAQVAELEKHRAKMQQLAALGELAAGVAHEINNPLAGIRNALLLIKRKLPPEIGHADKFEMIDREIDRISGITHQMYQLYRPSRQAATQFSIRRTIDVVVSLARPLARKTNVATKVDCTTLQAIAGLDPDEVVLREGELKQVLLNLVHNAIQASQPGQSVVISAETDADSLTVTVTDQGCGISLEHIDQIFDPFFSTKTETVGQGMGLGLSVTHSLVEAMKGTIDVVSAPGQGSRFRVRLPRRLDDKT, encoded by the coding sequence TTGAAGGATCCCAAACCCCACCCGCTTGATCCCCCGCTTCCGCGCCGCGGCCAGCCGATCCCGGCGGAATACTTCCGGGCGATCGCCGACTGCACCTACGACTGGGAAGCGTGGCACGACGCGCAGGGCGAACTGCTGTGGGTCAACCCGGCCGTCGAACGATTCACGGGCTATTCGGCCGCGGAATGTTTGCAGATGGACGACTATCCGCTGCCCTTGTTTGACCCGCAGGACCAAGCCCGGCTGGCCGGCTATTTGAAAGAGATGGCCGAGGGCAGTACAGGCAACCACATCGAGTTCAAAGTCGCACGCCGCGACGGGACCAGCCGCTGGGTCGCCGTGTCGTGGCAACCGATGACCGACCAAGCCGGCCGATCACTCGGGTTTCGCGTCAGCATCCGCGACATCGAAGACCGTCGTGCGATGCGCGAGCAACTGCGACTGCACAACGAGCATCTGGAACAACTGGTCCAGGAACGCACCGCGCAGGTGGCGGAGTTGGAAAAGCACCGCGCGAAAATGCAGCAGCTTGCCGCACTCGGTGAGTTGGCCGCCGGGGTCGCCCACGAGATCAACAATCCGTTGGCCGGTATCCGCAACGCGTTGTTATTGATCAAACGAAAACTGCCGCCGGAGATCGGGCACGCCGACAAGTTCGAAATGATCGACCGCGAGATCGATCGGATCAGCGGTATCACGCACCAGATGTACCAGCTGTACCGCCCCAGCCGACAAGCCGCCACACAGTTTTCGATTCGGCGGACGATCGACGTGGTCGTCTCACTCGCACGCCCGCTAGCGCGAAAGACCAACGTCGCCACGAAAGTCGACTGCACGACATTGCAGGCCATCGCGGGCCTGGATCCGGATGAAGTCGTGTTGCGCGAAGGCGAATTGAAACAGGTGCTGTTGAATCTGGTGCACAACGCGATTCAGGCGTCACAGCCCGGGCAATCGGTCGTGATCAGCGCCGAGACCGACGCCGACTCGCTGACCGTCACCGTCACCGACCAGGGGTGTGGGATCTCCCTCGAGCACATCGACCAGATTTTTGACCCGTTCTTCAGCACCAAGACCGAAACGGTCGGCCAAGGCATGGGGCTCGGGTTGTCGGTCACGCACAGTCTGGTCGAGGCCATGAAGGGAACGATTGATGTCGTCAGCGCCCCCGGCCAAGGCAGTCGCTTTCGCGTGCGGCTGCCGAGACGCTTGGACGACAAGACCTAG
- a CDS encoding winged helix-turn-helix transcriptional regulator yields the protein MAKKANKQEKVIDYLKKNPEATIADTAKACNVSVPTVSAAKRKAGLTKRSAKAPVSRKGGKANAASLIDQLEPALMLIQSCGDAKAAKAAIDDAARVLEIARK from the coding sequence ATGGCAAAGAAAGCGAACAAGCAAGAAAAGGTCATTGACTACTTGAAGAAGAATCCCGAAGCGACCATTGCCGACACGGCAAAGGCTTGCAACGTGTCGGTCCCCACGGTTTCGGCGGCCAAACGCAAAGCCGGATTGACCAAGCGATCCGCCAAGGCGCCGGTAAGCCGAAAAGGGGGCAAGGCCAACGCGGCGTCGTTGATCGATCAATTGGAGCCCGCACTGATGCTGATTCAATCGTGCGGTGACGCGAAAGCGGCCAAGGCTGCAATCGACGACGCCGCACGCGTCTTGGAAATCGCTCGAAAGTAG
- a CDS encoding sigma-54-dependent transcriptional regulator, whose amino-acid sequence MMSQPKHRILIADDEPLYRNTTAELLRDEGYECVCVENADDAITVLAEHAFDLILTDLNMPGNFQLELLKQGRTTYSHVPMIVVTGVPSVPSAIESVRLGIADYLLKPVKFDELLAAIDRAIRGRPATPTPSAGTVSAAESNTRGGTIIGQSAPMLEVLDIVDRVAASNTNVLITGESGTGKEVIAKAIHDGSGRREHAFQIVDCTAIPESLFESVLFGHVKGSFTGAIKDQQGLLRHCDGGTAFFDELGELPAASQAKLLRVIQEQTFTPVGENKSIKVDTRFIGATNRDLHAEVDAGRFRQDLYYRLAVIHIELSPLRQRGNDVLLLAEHFLKQLRPKGSTLNRFSAETLECFRRYHWPGNIRELRNVVERAVTLARGDQIEVADLPAQILDCEPSLTGEAELAEISRDEALDHADRAYLSALLKKHEGVIARAARQAGLSRQGLNKLLKRHQISADEFR is encoded by the coding sequence TTGATGAGCCAGCCCAAACATCGCATCCTGATCGCCGACGACGAACCGCTGTATCGCAACACGACGGCCGAACTACTTCGCGACGAAGGGTACGAATGCGTCTGCGTGGAAAATGCCGATGACGCGATCACCGTCCTGGCAGAACATGCGTTTGATCTGATCCTGACGGACCTGAACATGCCCGGCAACTTCCAGCTGGAGCTTCTGAAACAGGGGCGAACGACCTATTCGCATGTTCCGATGATCGTCGTGACCGGTGTGCCCTCGGTCCCGAGTGCGATCGAGAGTGTTCGTCTTGGGATCGCCGACTACCTGCTGAAACCCGTCAAGTTCGACGAACTGTTGGCGGCGATCGACCGGGCCATCCGCGGGCGACCGGCTACGCCCACGCCATCGGCCGGTACCGTCAGTGCCGCCGAGTCAAACACACGCGGCGGCACCATCATCGGCCAAAGTGCTCCGATGCTGGAAGTCCTGGACATCGTCGACCGCGTCGCGGCAAGCAACACCAACGTGCTGATCACCGGTGAAAGCGGAACCGGCAAGGAGGTCATTGCCAAGGCGATTCACGATGGAAGCGGCCGCCGCGAACACGCGTTTCAAATCGTTGATTGCACCGCGATCCCGGAATCGTTGTTCGAGTCCGTCTTATTCGGTCACGTCAAGGGATCCTTTACCGGAGCGATCAAAGACCAACAGGGATTGCTGCGTCACTGCGACGGGGGGACGGCATTCTTTGACGAACTCGGCGAGTTACCGGCCGCCTCGCAGGCGAAATTGTTGCGGGTGATCCAAGAACAAACCTTCACACCGGTCGGTGAAAACAAATCGATCAAAGTCGACACGCGTTTCATCGGCGCGACCAACCGCGATCTGCACGCCGAAGTCGACGCGGGACGGTTTCGCCAAGACTTGTATTATCGGCTGGCTGTGATTCACATCGAATTGAGCCCGCTGCGTCAGCGGGGCAACGACGTTCTGCTGCTGGCCGAGCATTTTTTGAAACAATTGCGGCCCAAGGGATCGACCCTGAACCGTTTCTCTGCCGAAACACTGGAGTGCTTTCGACGCTACCACTGGCCGGGAAACATTCGCGAACTTCGCAACGTCGTCGAACGCGCCGTGACCCTGGCCCGCGGTGATCAGATCGAAGTCGCGGACCTGCCTGCTCAGATCCTTGATTGTGAACCGTCGCTGACCGGTGAAGCTGAGTTGGCCGAAATCTCCCGCGATGAAGCCCTCGATCATGCCGATCGGGCTTATCTATCTGCGCTGCTGAAAAAACACGAAGGCGTCATCGCCAGGGCGGCGCGACAGGCCGGGCTGTCACGCCAGGGGTTGAACAAGTTGCTCAAGCGACACCAGATCAGCGCCGACGAGTTTCGCTAG
- a CDS encoding DUF1552 domain-containing protein: MTRFQRRTLLRGCGVALALPFFESTASASKTIARRRRIVAIDIGLGLHAPNIIPQQAGRDYELPTYLKLLAEFRDQFTVISGASHPEVGGGHASYKSYLTCAPHPNSAGFRNTISLDQLAAAEFGSETRFASLSLSSSGPGLSWSRSGVEIPTLTRPSVVFRKLFLAGKADEQALQMQRLQDGQSVLDVVMDQTRRLQRSLTSRDREKLDQYFEAVREAERRLAKAEAWQQKPKSTVDVDPPRDEPDSKRIVQCMRLMYDVMHLAIQTDSTRFLTYNIAGMNAVPVIPGVDADYHNLSHHGKDPDKIAQLTLIESALIEEFRGFLAKLQASSEAEGSLLDSTMVLFGSNLGNASSHDTKNMPMLLAGGGFRHGQHLAFDRNNNYPLPNLFVSMLQRLGMETDRFGTGHGTMTGLDPIG; this comes from the coding sequence ATGACACGATTTCAACGCAGAACGCTGCTCCGCGGTTGCGGCGTGGCGTTGGCCCTGCCGTTCTTTGAATCCACCGCTTCGGCCTCGAAGACGATCGCCCGGCGACGACGCATCGTCGCGATCGACATCGGACTGGGTCTGCATGCCCCCAACATCATCCCACAACAGGCCGGACGTGATTATGAATTGCCGACGTACCTGAAGTTGTTGGCGGAGTTTCGTGACCAATTCACCGTGATCTCCGGGGCGTCGCATCCCGAAGTCGGTGGCGGACACGCTTCTTACAAATCCTATCTGACCTGTGCCCCGCATCCCAACAGCGCGGGTTTTCGCAACACGATTTCGCTGGACCAGTTGGCGGCGGCCGAATTCGGCAGTGAAACACGCTTCGCATCGTTGTCGCTTAGCAGTTCCGGCCCGGGGCTCTCCTGGTCGCGTAGCGGCGTGGAGATCCCCACGTTGACGCGTCCGTCGGTTGTGTTTCGCAAACTGTTTCTGGCGGGCAAGGCCGATGAACAAGCACTTCAGATGCAGCGGTTGCAAGACGGACAAAGCGTTTTGGACGTCGTAATGGACCAAACGCGTCGGCTGCAACGAAGCCTGACCTCGCGCGACCGTGAAAAGCTGGACCAGTATTTCGAAGCCGTCCGCGAAGCCGAACGGCGATTGGCCAAAGCGGAAGCTTGGCAACAAAAGCCCAAGTCGACGGTCGATGTCGATCCGCCACGTGACGAGCCGGACAGCAAAAGGATCGTCCAGTGCATGCGGCTGATGTACGACGTCATGCACTTGGCGATCCAAACCGATTCGACACGCTTCCTGACCTACAACATCGCCGGGATGAACGCGGTTCCGGTCATCCCCGGTGTCGACGCCGACTATCACAACCTGTCACACCACGGCAAAGACCCAGACAAGATCGCTCAATTGACGCTGATCGAGTCGGCCTTGATCGAGGAGTTTCGCGGTTTCCTTGCCAAATTGCAGGCCAGCAGCGAGGCGGAAGGATCGCTGCTTGATTCGACCATGGTGCTGTTCGGATCGAACTTGGGAAATGCCAGCAGCCACGACACCAAGAACATGCCGATGCTGTTGGCCGGCGGCGGATTCCGTCATGGCCAACACCTGGCGTTTGACCGCAACAACAACTACCCGCTGCCCAATTTATTTGTTTCCATGCTGCAACGTTTGGGCATGGAAACCGATCGCTTCGGGACCGGGCACGGCACAATGACCGGGCTGGATCCGATCGGGTGA
- a CDS encoding DUF1592 domain-containing protein, whose translation MKPIQVAVAFLAWSLIVGMALGETPTDQGETPAVLSTFIDTYCIDCHRGDDPEGGLGLDALDFNLSDPETARRWIGVHDRVSGGEMPPPEETQPAGERSTAFLAALSSRLMEAESDRRDVVLRRLNRHEYQNTVRDLFHTAVTINGLPEDSSTDGFDTVGEGLAVSAEAMAAYLDAADQVLDAVFGSEQPPQQIRHETNLLDQVDWRGRPQLDNQIGKMFRRTEDGLVIFQSGYCPTNLVNFARLRAPAGTYRGTLRVRAVQSDQPVTLRIYGGDTIVNRGERHLVGYYDVPPGRWTTIQFTDRLVEAGGTFQPKCYGTRDTRKDADTWSEPGIEIGDIVIEGPLESWPPPGRIHLLGELDLQTADQDDARTIIGRLLPRAFRRPVQSSEADAYVNLFASAVAAGRSFESALRVSLKAILCSPDFLFRNEPGASQISPHALATRLSYFLCSTMPDDELTGLAIDGSLRRPDVLRQQVERLLDSPRSSAFTKNFTGQWLDLRDIDFTEPDANLYPEFDELLRISMVQETEMFFDEILRENLSLVNFVDSDFTFLNGRLARHYGIDGVDGQAFRKVSLPPDGLRGGLLTHASVLKVTANGTYTSPVLRGVWILENILGQPTSPPPDNVGSVEPDIRGATTIREQLAKHRDIPSCAACHRQIDPPGFVLECFDPIGGYRDRYRTMSTEGQRPGIKQAPFTYAWVRYRIGLPVDATAQMDDGRSIDDIREFKKVLAAAPDQLARNLTVKLMTYALGRKVGFSDRATVDQIVRQTRQHDYGFRSLIHAIVQHPAFQKP comes from the coding sequence ATGAAACCAATACAGGTAGCCGTCGCGTTTCTCGCCTGGTCACTGATTGTCGGCATGGCACTCGGTGAAACGCCGACGGACCAGGGTGAAACGCCGGCCGTCCTGTCCACGTTCATCGACACCTATTGCATCGATTGCCATCGCGGCGACGATCCCGAAGGCGGTTTGGGATTGGATGCTTTGGACTTTAACCTCTCCGACCCGGAAACCGCGCGGCGTTGGATCGGTGTGCACGATCGCGTGTCTGGCGGAGAGATGCCGCCACCGGAGGAAACCCAGCCGGCCGGGGAACGATCCACAGCATTTTTGGCCGCGTTGTCGAGCCGATTGATGGAGGCAGAATCCGATCGCCGTGATGTGGTCCTACGCCGACTCAATCGCCACGAGTACCAAAACACGGTTCGGGATCTATTTCACACCGCGGTGACGATCAACGGGTTGCCGGAGGATTCGTCGACCGACGGTTTCGACACGGTCGGTGAAGGGCTGGCGGTGTCGGCCGAAGCGATGGCGGCCTACTTGGACGCGGCCGATCAAGTGCTGGACGCCGTCTTCGGAAGCGAGCAACCGCCCCAGCAGATTCGTCATGAAACGAACTTGCTGGACCAAGTCGACTGGCGGGGACGGCCGCAGTTGGACAACCAGATCGGGAAGATGTTTCGCCGCACCGAGGACGGACTGGTGATCTTTCAATCGGGTTATTGCCCCACCAACCTGGTGAATTTCGCCCGCTTGCGGGCTCCCGCCGGGACCTATCGTGGCACGCTTCGAGTCCGTGCGGTGCAAAGTGACCAACCGGTCACGCTGCGAATTTATGGGGGCGACACGATCGTCAATCGTGGTGAACGTCATCTGGTCGGCTACTACGACGTGCCGCCGGGCCGATGGACGACGATCCAGTTCACCGATCGATTGGTCGAAGCCGGGGGGACGTTCCAGCCCAAGTGCTACGGCACACGCGACACGCGCAAAGACGCCGACACCTGGTCCGAGCCGGGCATCGAGATCGGCGACATCGTGATCGAAGGCCCCTTGGAAAGCTGGCCGCCGCCCGGACGGATCCACCTGCTCGGCGAGTTGGATCTTCAAACGGCCGACCAAGACGATGCCCGCACGATCATCGGACGCTTATTGCCCCGCGCGTTTCGCCGACCGGTCCAGTCCAGCGAAGCCGATGCCTACGTCAATTTATTCGCATCGGCCGTCGCCGCCGGGCGGTCCTTTGAATCCGCCTTGCGAGTCAGTTTGAAGGCGATCCTGTGCTCACCCGACTTCCTGTTTCGTAACGAACCGGGCGCCTCGCAGATCAGCCCGCATGCGTTGGCGACGCGGCTGTCCTATTTCCTGTGCAGCACGATGCCCGATGACGAATTGACAGGGTTGGCAATCGACGGATCGCTTCGCCGGCCCGACGTGCTGCGACAGCAGGTGGAGCGGTTGCTGGACTCCCCCCGATCGTCTGCCTTTACGAAAAACTTCACCGGCCAATGGCTCGACCTGCGCGACATCGATTTCACCGAACCGGACGCGAACCTGTACCCGGAGTTTGACGAGTTGCTGCGGATCTCGATGGTGCAGGAGACCGAAATGTTTTTCGATGAAATCCTGCGAGAGAACCTCAGCCTGGTCAACTTCGTGGACTCCGACTTCACGTTTCTCAACGGTCGTCTGGCCCGTCACTATGGCATCGACGGCGTCGACGGCCAGGCGTTTCGCAAAGTTTCCTTGCCGCCTGACGGTTTGCGTGGGGGGCTGTTGACGCACGCAAGTGTTTTGAAGGTGACCGCCAATGGGACGTACACGTCGCCGGTGCTGCGCGGCGTTTGGATCCTGGAAAATATCTTGGGGCAACCCACATCACCGCCTCCGGACAACGTGGGGTCGGTCGAGCCAGACATCCGCGGCGCGACCACCATACGAGAACAACTGGCCAAACACCGGGACATCCCTTCGTGCGCCGCCTGTCATCGCCAGATTGATCCGCCGGGATTCGTGCTGGAGTGTTTCGACCCGATCGGGGGTTACCGCGATCGCTACCGAACGATGTCAACGGAAGGACAACGACCGGGGATCAAGCAGGCACCGTTCACCTACGCCTGGGTGCGTTATCGGATCGGATTGCCCGTTGATGCGACCGCACAGATGGACGACGGGCGATCGATCGACGACATCCGAGAATTCAAAAAGGTTCTCGCCGCCGCCCCCGACCAGTTGGCACGCAATCTGACCGTTAAACTGATGACGTATGCCCTGGGGCGTAAGGTCGGTTTTTCGGACCGGGCGACGGTCGACCAGATCGTGCGTCAAACGCGTCAACACGACTACGGTTTCCGCTCGCTGATCCATGCGATCGTTCAACACCCCGCCTTTCAAAAACCATGA
- the sugE gene encoding quaternary ammonium compound efflux SMR transporter SugE, translated as MAWIYLLIAGCLEIGWAIGLKYTDGWSRFWPSLATIVTMVASFYCLALAVKEIPIGTSYAIWTGIGAVGTATLGIVLFAEPASATRIACMGLIVAGIVGLKLA; from the coding sequence ATGGCATGGATCTATTTGCTGATCGCCGGCTGTTTAGAAATCGGCTGGGCGATCGGATTAAAGTACACCGATGGCTGGTCACGTTTTTGGCCCAGTCTGGCGACCATCGTGACGATGGTCGCCAGCTTCTATTGCTTGGCGCTCGCGGTCAAAGAAATTCCGATCGGTACCAGCTACGCGATCTGGACCGGGATCGGTGCGGTCGGCACGGCCACCTTGGGAATCGTGCTGTTCGCCGAACCCGCGTCCGCAACGCGGATCGCGTGCATGGGATTGATCGTCGCCGGAATCGTGGGCTTGAAATTGGCGTAG
- a CDS encoding peroxiredoxin family protein, which translates to MIRQLGFGCVVLSLAIAVPAMAQSQTPKGVEMAKRALAEGETAKDFRLQAIAGELSGPVQLSRVNAKGPVVIVVLRGFPGSQCPACTAQVGDFVKNAERFAAKNARVLLIYPGPRSQLDRHADDFLHGTTLPQPLTFLLDPGYSFTDAYGLRWDAPNETAYPSTIVLDESGKITYVKISETHRGRSTADEILKTL; encoded by the coding sequence ATGATTCGGCAACTAGGTTTCGGTTGCGTCGTTCTCTCGCTGGCAATCGCGGTTCCGGCGATGGCCCAATCGCAGACGCCGAAGGGCGTGGAAATGGCCAAGCGGGCGCTCGCCGAGGGAGAAACGGCCAAGGACTTCCGGTTGCAAGCGATTGCCGGCGAGCTGTCGGGCCCCGTGCAGCTGAGCCGGGTGAATGCGAAGGGCCCGGTCGTGATCGTCGTCTTGCGCGGATTTCCAGGGTCGCAATGTCCCGCGTGCACCGCCCAGGTCGGCGACTTTGTCAAGAACGCCGAACGATTTGCGGCCAAAAACGCGCGGGTTCTGCTGATCTATCCCGGTCCGCGATCGCAGCTGGACCGGCATGCCGACGATTTCCTGCATGGCACGACGTTGCCCCAACCGCTAACCTTCCTGCTTGATCCGGGCTATTCGTTTACCGATGCCTACGGATTGCGATGGGACGCTCCGAACGAGACGGCGTATCCGTCGACGATCGTCCTGGATGAATCGGGCAAGATCACTTACGTCAAGATCAGCGAAACACACCGCGGTCGATCAACGGCCGACGAGATACTAAAAACCCTATAG
- a CDS encoding SGNH/GDSL hydrolase family protein, producing MHLYRPTWTLLFIALITATFHRPAVGQHAPTKTLGPYLYETKPDHEAFVSFNPSLAPPVGDLLLREGDRLAVCGDSITEQKMYSRIIETYLTVCVPQLRVTARQYGWSGEKTDGFLRRMEKDCLTFQPTVATLAYGMNDSRYRPFDVTNGRWYEDHYSAIVSQFKEHDVRVVVGSPGCAGKIASWVKSRSGTLQQHNLHLCALRDIAIDVAQEHQVRFADIFWPMFQAQVFAPAQHQATPEKPYLVAGQDGIHPGWAGHVIMAWAMLRAMGLDGQIGTITVDPGLGKATATEGHLVDSYKNHMLTITSSRYPFCARGDLNDHNSIRSGMTLVPFADDLNRFLLKANVPAGTGWQVKWGAETKTYTAEELAAGINLAWDFPENPFGDAFDRVDDAVAKKQAYETQQVKKVFHGQEGKADFDAAVAQTEAIRRPLADAIADAMQPVTHTIELHPVQ from the coding sequence ATGCATCTGTATCGCCCGACTTGGACACTACTGTTTATCGCCTTGATCACCGCCACATTTCATCGCCCCGCGGTCGGGCAACACGCTCCGACAAAGACGCTCGGACCGTACCTGTATGAGACCAAGCCTGATCATGAGGCGTTCGTTTCATTCAATCCGAGTCTGGCACCGCCGGTCGGTGATCTGTTGCTCCGCGAGGGAGATCGGTTGGCGGTCTGTGGTGATTCGATCACCGAACAGAAAATGTACTCGCGGATCATCGAAACCTACCTGACCGTTTGCGTGCCTCAATTGCGAGTCACGGCCAGGCAATATGGTTGGAGTGGTGAGAAAACAGACGGTTTCCTGCGTCGCATGGAAAAGGACTGTCTGACATTTCAACCCACCGTTGCAACACTCGCCTATGGTATGAACGATTCACGCTATCGGCCGTTTGATGTCACCAACGGCCGATGGTATGAAGACCATTACTCGGCGATCGTGAGTCAGTTTAAAGAGCATGACGTGCGCGTGGTCGTCGGGTCACCGGGGTGCGCGGGCAAGATCGCCAGTTGGGTGAAAAGCCGATCCGGTACGTTGCAGCAGCACAACCTGCATTTGTGCGCCCTGCGTGACATCGCGATCGATGTTGCCCAGGAGCACCAGGTCCGATTCGCCGACATTTTTTGGCCGATGTTCCAGGCACAGGTTTTCGCGCCCGCGCAGCATCAGGCGACGCCTGAAAAGCCCTACCTGGTCGCCGGGCAAGACGGCATTCACCCCGGTTGGGCCGGACACGTGATCATGGCGTGGGCGATGTTGCGTGCGATGGGGCTGGACGGGCAGATCGGAACCATCACGGTCGATCCTGGTCTGGGCAAGGCCACGGCGACCGAGGGGCATCTGGTGGATTCCTATAAAAACCACATGTTGACGATCACCAGTTCACGTTACCCGTTCTGCGCCCGCGGTGATCTGAATGATCACAACTCCATTCGCTCAGGAATGACGTTGGTGCCGTTTGCTGATGACCTGAACCGCTTCTTGCTGAAAGCGAATGTCCCAGCCGGGACAGGTTGGCAGGTGAAGTGGGGGGCGGAGACAAAGACTTACACCGCCGAGGAGCTCGCCGCAGGCATCAATCTCGCCTGGGACTTTCCCGAGAATCCTTTTGGTGATGCCTTTGATCGCGTCGATGATGCCGTGGCAAAAAAACAAGCCTATGAGACGCAGCAAGTGAAGAAAGTCTTCCATGGGCAAGAAGGAAAGGCGGACTTTGATGCCGCTGTGGCGCAAACCGAGGCGATTCGCCGGCCACTGGCCGACGCGATCGCCGACGCGATGCAGCCCGTGACCCACACCATAGAATTGCATCCTGTCCAATAA